atgttttaaaatttatatattagacTTTGtacatttaaaaagaaaacaaaaagtaGACAATTTTGCTTTCATTATCTTTACATCTTGGCTATTAAAAATCCATATCATTCTAATCTTGTTCTATGAGCTTTTAGTATTATGAATACAAGATAATGTAGACACTTATAAAATTGTCAACTaaatgatttaatattttaagtatatcaataatgaaaagaaaattGTTTTTGAGAATTTCAATCATCCCAAAATTTTCAGATTTATGGCCTATTTGACACagcttttgaaaaatttaaaagctattttttgaaaaaactgtGATAAAAATGGGTTTGGTAAGTagttaaaaaataactttttaaagaatttttggAGAAGCTACAGCTAAAAGCTAAAGCTATTCCAACCCaatatctttaaaaaaaaactattttgattaaaagactataataatttttttttaactaaaactatagttacttatttattatatattaaaaaaataaaaaaaatttaaaataaaataattataataaaataaataattattaaatctcttatttttttaaaaaaaataaattatattttattttaacattaaCAAATAACATCAATCtagaatttttcttatatacttaagtttctaattttttttacatttggtaaaacataataaaaaaatactataaattatttttatcaaatgtatataaatttatatttaaaaaaaattaaatatatataaaaaataaaatattatataaaataagtttttacatattcttgattataataaagtagattataacattatcattattattataatagatCTTAACAACTTACAGTACtttgaaatttataatttaccaaacactcagtTCAGCTACAGCTGttttttctcacagcacagctACAACTGCTTTATACACAGCACAGTTGTGCCAAACTGGCCCTAAAAATGTGTTTTCTTAAATagtacaatttaaatttaaatttgttttgcatatttttctattatttttataatatgtggCTATATAAGTTAAGATTCAAATTTAAAGtgcaaatccaaaaaaaaaaaaatgttgtttttccaaaaaagaaaacaacaaatagaaaatgttgttttttttcttcaaatattgtgatataaatttaaatttaatgcacatatttagaattttttttttattattattatttttgttagaacaatgaaataaaaaaaaaagtatttttgatATTTCTAAAAAAACTTACTGTGACTCTTTTAGgttacaaaaaaatatttttttgttatcttttttcataaaaatagagaaattgtttataaaagttaaaaaagtaATATATGAAGTAATTCCTTAATAGtatgttttctttttataaataatacttcaataaaatatatttttaaataaaaatgatattatttattaaataagaataacatccacaatttctttttttcttaaaaaaaacctaaatcaTACATGTATGTAAAAATATACACAATTAACCCCATATTAATCTCTctcttactattttttttaattgacatATCTTTGACGAGAATCATTACAGAAGTTGATGCagtataaaaaaaacatataaatatgtatatattattaacTCAATGATACAAAAAAATCTTTTATtatacttaaatatatatatatatatataaaaattctatataaagtatacttatataactgaaattcttggtttttgagaattttatgggtgacttttaatttttatttaataaaataataaaatattatttatctataataaaataataataaatatcctaaattaaatatttgaatttgaactgatattaacaATCACCTCAATTAAATATCCTAAAACAATTGAATCACCTCTGCCctcaattaaatattttaaaacaatCGAGAAAGAAAAGCAGAGCCTTTTAGGCACAAACCCACAAAAAGTTACGTGCAAGCGTATTGAATAATGGAAGCTGGCGTAGGGAGTGTAATAGTCCTATACTGACAAGAAGTAGAAGCCATGGAAAATTCTTGTCCCGAGAACGAGAACAAGAACGAGAAGAAACAATAAGTCGAAAATATCTCCCAACTTCTTATAATAATATTGGAGATCAACGATCTGTTCCCTACACAAGGGCAAGTTTGGGAAAGGTTTGCAATATTATAACGATCAATTCTTATAAAAtcaacatgcatatatatagatatatatatatatatatatgaattgaaattaataatatatatgtatgtatagatGACAGAGAAAGGTCATGGATCAAATTTATTATGAGATTGATTAGAAAAATTTCCTCCTATcagatttattattatataggtTTATAATAGAGTCCTTTGTACAGGTTAACAAAGTTGTAAGAATTATAATTTGAGTTGGTTTCATAGTCTTTTTGAACATGTAAATGAGTGACTTTGAAGCTTGAAGTAtatctcaatattttttttttcgcttTAGCATCtctgttaatttatttatttaatattttttatattacttATCTAAAGTAATTTGTTGAATTGtacttatatttaaaaataaataattaaaaatagtaaatatccaTGACCCACATCTCAGCGACAAGTGCAGCGACCCATTTATTGTGGAACGTAACCCACATATCCATGACCCGGATGATGTCTTCCCCGACCTTGTTATCAAGATTACCCCTTCTAAATGCTTCGACTAGAATCATCTTTCTCGGCTCCGGTTtgtattatatacatacatacatacatatatactcgTCAGTTTTCCGATAGAGAGAGTCGATTTTCTTGtcactttcttcttcttttttttttttaatatgtaaaaattgaaaatagatAGAGATAGAAATTGTTACGTAATATCTCAAATTCAGTCTTGGAATATTAGAGAGGGATCTTTCTATTAGGTCCCCCAGTTCAAGATTGTATATGATAATGATTCTCAATTTTCTTGGTTCCCAAacgaaataaatttaatttttttattctttatctgaaaaaaaaaagatatttgttTGATTTGTGGTTTAGTTATAAACTctcttttaaagcttgaaataTTTGTTATGTAGATGTCATTGAAGCTGGGAAATTGAAACTTAAACTTGGAGGTAAAAATCTTCAATTCTCATAATCAATCTTTACaattaatcaataatattatgttGGGGTTTTAAATTTCAATATATGTAGGAGTTGTCTTGGGAGACAGTTGGATATCTCCTAAAGATTTTGTGGTAAAAAAACTATGATAtgaattttcaatttctttttgaTTTTACAACTATGGGAATCAAGTCATTTTAATGTTTGATTTTACAATTTCATGGGGTCCTCTTCTTAAAGATGTGTTAAGACTTGATGAAAATGGATTTAAGCAATCACAAAGGTTCTTTTTTAAACCCCATTTCACAAAACAGTTTATCCGAGAAAATTAGGCAACTAATCCAGGAGGGTCAGTATAAGGAAGCAACAAATTCACGGGGGTGAACTTGAAGGTGTTATAAGCTCTAACAGCAATGAAGTGATACTTATGAACATAAAATGTAGAATTATTAATTTGCATGAACATTATATGACGTCATGACCTtaattcttttcttcttttttgttgttgttgtgatcAATTTCAGGACTTTTATAACATTTTATTGGATTCAGGAATGGACTCAGTTTCATCATCTTCAACAACAGTACTTGAATTGTCAAAAGAGAGTGCATACAAGAGATACTCAAGATATCTTAGTGTATTGAGATCATCATATATTGCATTtagtatttacttttaattgtcaaaattataaattatattatttaaatatacataataataataatctcacctaataactaataatatttttctttaatttttaattgtatcacttttaaataaaatagaaaatacctaacatcaaaatttaatatacgtgcatcgcacgtagctttttactagtatatatatatataaaaaaaaatattggatcCACAGCGTCACCCACCCACCACTAACCAGAgacaagaaaataaataaataaataaataaaagcagTTCAAAACCTAATTAAACatagataagaaaaataataacattaattatctttatatattaaaagtgcctatttaacggcattttttggtttaacagaatataccttaaaaataaaagaatattatgttaaatttaacgatgttaataggttcatcttccgttaacaaataaaataattaaacccaaaaaattaaacaatcttttcttaaattaaaaaaaaaaaaaatatcccacatatctctctaacaaactttATATccccaaattttgatattttgagaaTCGGGATTAATAGTCATACATAATATTGATGAAAGTGTTAcagtaaaattaataaatatttttctataatgaattaaattatttataattatatttcacGGATTTAACTCATCTCACCCATATACAAAAGACGTAGTCTATACATGTGTatagatatataataatattgaaGACAgagttataattaaattaaatataataattaagtttgtGATGATTTTTCAGGTGCAATATCGTTTGTAAAGATAATTCTGATATCGATAAGACCGGGGACGGAAATTCTAGGAAAGCTTCCGGGAACTGATGCGTTTTGCGATATTCAGCAATATCCGATGGCCATTCAAATTCCTGGAACAATTATTATTCGAATCAAGCCTGCCTTGCTTTGTTTTGCCAATGCTAACTTCATCAGAGAaaggtttatttatataaatataattttatttatttaaacccGAACGACACAATATATTAAGATTATATCCATGGTCATGGCGACTCAATATAGTTTTGATGCTATATTAGTTTAGTGGTGACGTTTTCAGTGTATTTCATTCGGATCGGAAAAACTATGGCTGAGCACACTGAGAGCGCGGAGGCAAAATTGGAGTCGTTGATCAAGAAGATGACAGAGAAGATCCATGGTCACGACGACTCTTCATCCTCCTCATCCGACTCTGAATCGGAGCAAGTGAAACCGGAATCTCTGTCTTTTGTTAAGACCAAGATTTTCAGGCTTTTTGGGCGAGAAAGACCAGTTCACCAGGTTTTCGGTGGAGGAAAACGTAAGGATCTCTTTcactatttttatcttttttcatttttcaatcccGATTTGCTTTGTCTTTAATTTGCTAACCAACAATCTGAAATTATCTGAAATTAGAGGTATCTtctatttgaattaatttattcattgggcttatatatttgtgtatttgtgtatttatgcgattttttttttcttatgaattactctttttaaaaataaatatgtttatataaatttaaatttaaactctatataaaataatatatttttttctacaaACATAAAGCTACAtactaatttcattaacaatcatcaatataaaatttaaactctatattaaaaaatacatttttttttttctagaaacataaagctacagactaatttcattaacaatcatcaatataaatattcaaCTATGAATAAATCAAAACAATTCAAAatcagaaaaaataaatattcaagtatttcaataaattcataaacaaataaatcaaaataatttaaaatcttaaatcaagaaaattaaaagtttagatttataatctttacaaatatgaaaaacttaaatagatCTATCTACCATTGTTGTTGCCGTTGCTTAATTACTGAAATCTTAAACAAAAACTATtagaacttatataaaactaatatttatgtGGCTCGCCATGTAACTCCCAtctagtataaatatatatgtataattgtaGACAATTATAATAACATTAAGTATAATTgcttttgaattaaataattaatgatataCTTAAGTTTACATGTATCGGGcggttaagttgattttttttgttaattaataaagggataatttcacaaatgcacaaaaataacaaaaaaaaaaaaaacaaaaatacggtttcacggaattttaaatatttttacaatttttttgattttatttacataaaatacggttttttatgttgaaattttgttaattttttgttatctgtatgttattttttgttgttttcttgttgttattttgacgttattttcatgttacttttatgttgtttttttgttgattttatgttgttttcgtgttattttttggaaaaccgtaaaaatgtaaaaaaaaacattctttgaacgtaaaaatgtaaatattttataaaaaatagtacTTTATCTAATTATTCCTTTAATAAATTGTATTTGGTTTTTCCGAATCCATATTTCTATTCCTCTAACTAACAATGGTCAACCTTTttcaacatttaaaatttaaaaacagaGTCATCTAATCCGACGGctccaaattattatttaaggtAATATAACAAGGTCCAATTGGTTTATGGACACGTGTCACGCCATGCATGtgcttttaaaaataaaagatttattatttctttaacagataaaataataatgtaattaatatTCCTAATCCTAAAAAGGAAAAGACTTTTACCAAATCTGTGGTGCCTATAAATATAAACCGTAAATCAATAGAGAAACTAAATAGTcttattgtttatttattaaagtGAGTAATCTTcttgctttcaaaaaaaaaaagtgagtgTTCTTCTTCTTATATAGCTTAATTAATTTGTCGAAAGAAAAATGGCTGGAAATAATATCATTGTTGTTTTCGACTTCGACAAAACTATTATCGAGTGTGACAGTGACTATTGGGTCGTCCAACAAATGGGTGCCACAAAACTCTTCCATCAGCTTCTCTTTACCATACCATATTTCAATACTATCAtggtaataatatatataaattaaactaattattgttattgtcacaattattttttacattgCAACACATGTTTACTTATTTtttgtcacaatttttttaataataaaacataattAATCCAGAGAAAGATGATGAAAAAGCTTCATAAACAAGGAAAATCCATCGATGAGATTGTTGAGGTTCTTAAGCAAATCCCCATACATCCCAGAGTTATCCCTGCCATTAAAGCTGCTCATGCTCTTGGGtacgtatgtatatatatatgtgaaaagaaaatacaacatgtactcatgcttctttttattttccaattaaGAATTTGATTTCTTATTATACATGCATTATTAATTTCAGGTGTGATTTGAGAATTATTAGCGATGCAAATATGTTCTCGATTGAAACCATGCTGAAACATTTTGGTGTGAGAGAATACTTTTCAGAGATCAACACCAATCCAAGCTTCGTAGATGAAAAAGGAACACTCATCATTGAACCTTTTCATAATTTTAGAAACTCCTCACATGGCTGCACTACTAACACATGTTCTCCTAACATGTGTAAGGTATATACATAAACTGTTTCTAGCTATACTCTCTTATGACATTGTAAATTGTTTTGAATTTTTGGTGCgaataacaaatttgaatttcGGCCACTTGGTGTATGCATGCATTTTGCAGGGTTTGgttatagaaagaataaaagctTGTGATGAGGGAAAGAATAAAAGAATAATTTATGTTGGTGATGGAAGAAATGACTATTGCCCAAGCTTGAAGCTGAAAGAGAATGATTTTGCGATGCCAAAGAAGAATTTTCCATTGTGGGACTTGATTTGCAGTAACCCACTTCTAATAAAAGCCAAAATTCATGAATGGAGCAATGGTGATGAATTTGAGAAGGTTTTGCTAAGACTTATTAACTCTATTTGTAGTGGTGATGATATCAAGTCTGTTTTGAGTTCAGCTGATTTCATTAGGCCAAATCATCAAGTAGTACCAGTCAGCCGATACCGATGGGACAAAGATCCGTGGTCATCAGACGATGATTGATGCAAATACACCAATAATATTAATTAGTGGCCCTCTTATATATTCCCTTTCCATTATTTTACttttactatttaattttattgttcttTTATATCACAAATCTATTTTGGGctataacaataaaatattatatttaaaagtattatgaaatattatttatagatgtccaaatcatgaaattatttatcacatttaatgtttgattgtatttttcttttattttattgatttagtttcccatttttttagtcatatttttgtataaatagggttcactccattggaataaacaactaacAAATTCCCATTcagtttctctttctctcttcatcttcttcttatctattttatattattctatattattttataacacatcactacaaaaaatcttacttttagtcacaacaaaatttgtcactaaaaatgaaaaaattgtgactaattataaattattattcctatGTTGTGTCCGTgactaaaggtattagtcacaaaaattacaatttatggtgactaaatatatttttagttacaatacttgcattgtgactaaaactaaattagtgacaacttgtatctaaatactatgttttagtgacaagtaacattttattgtgactaaaagtcacatttagtcacatgaaaattatgttgtgagtaaaaaattgtcactaaaagtaacaaTTTTTGTTAGTGCGTTATCaacacgagtctctgcccaagctccAAGATAAATATTTTGTTGAAGTTCTTGAGTTGTTTCAAtatcacgatacactaaatatatatttatatatatacttatctgactgaaacaatttcaagaaccctttctttttctttttttatctatatattatatatgcatgtatatatttttatatgtttattattaaattcatatacatatattgtatatcttattttttatttatgatatgatagtaaaaatttatataaattatacatatatccagaagattatatatcctcgataaaatattgcatatatcctaaaaaTTATGCGCcttcaataaaatcttgcatacaTCCTAAAAATTATGCAAATATAATATTCACCATATAACTGActgaaatataataaaagagaagaatatgtatttatatatatgttcttgtattttttgagagcaatgaaaagtaatccaatatcgatatagattttgacaaatatttcctgaagtaaatattttctatttgtcaaaaatattgtatttatgtgaatacaactaaagaattattaaaaataattattattgattcaattttatagtgggttttgaatacccaaaaagaatgttaagaaaattgcattgaaacatcaaagtatataaataacaataaacatgactaatatttaaatacatgagacatatatttattgttaatcattccctgcagagaatgaaacgaattgaattcaattaattttgaagagtCTTCGTATTCTatatattagtcatgttattatacattgttataacttataatatttatattagaaattattgcatatgacatatattaaagatcaaattttgcgTATATCTTGAAGATTATGTAAAAACTATATTCATATATTGTAAAAGAAATtactgaataatttcttatatttttatggatgaacaatcaataaatttttaagaaatttatagtAATGTTCTTGTTATTCAACGTCATTCTTCAAAGTGAATGTAATActactttttgttttgttttatgtttattaccattttatttaagttattataataCTTTTTCAATTGTGTTATATTGGTGTATTATGGAAAGTGATATATATACTTGagtatttaattattaagtatttattaattaagaataaGGAATTATGACATGTAattattgttgaccgaggttttcggaaaccaataaaataataagagtttagagagctgtaagaaattaagagagagattttttacgtggttggggcgttaatgagccttagtccacgagtctgtatatttatgagAATATTTAATgtagagaatgttcttggtgagtatttactcttcttgcacttatgcaacccagaattctcgacccccattaatgagctttgagggggtatttataatgtttttgtggggtgatccccagaattatagtacatgtatttctgCCACTATCAATAAAGATgcgtattcccaatgaatataccatgggtaatgcatggtcaaatccctatgTGCTGCAGGGATTTTATGTGGACTGTCCTTATtctcttttgactgatgtgattcttcacagagtagccgtcatTAGACTTTATTGGTCATCGTCTTGTAGGTGCAGATCGGGGGTTGTGttgtcagactttattgcgtgtggcagttccaacacgcctcctcccatgcggcaatAAATGCGATATGACTGCTCAaaggaagcctgacacctcccggagatgctttgatgccaTCTTGGTCTCCGGGAGCATATAGAACCttgcatgccttctccgggaggcatatcCAAGATAATGCCTTTCTTTGCAAAGACTTAGCTATTAATTTAAGTGCTAATACCTTTGtgtccacgtgtccttgtctggttggtccacgtacattgagaaaaattaggggcaacatttacccccaagccttgtttaattGAGAAATGAACAAGGCTTGCTTAGATTCCTCCGGCTGGCTCCTCAGTTTCCAGGCACGTGCTTCCGGCGCGTGAAGGTGTACTTAATTATCCCCATtactgcagcgattcactttttgtagGCGTCGATTCGTTTCTTGTCCATTAATTCATACGACACATTAATGGGTGTCAGACGGAcactcaagcgtttccaccgTCTCGATGACAAACCAATTCAGCCGTTGGATTCTcggaattcgaatcgtgtgcCTTCCCAACCGCACGATTGGTAGATGATCGCGCCTGTTCCACATGCActttggcctataaaagccaccatttCCACTTCATTTGGCTACTTTCagactttcaacaaatttttccaaattttccaGAGAGAGAGAAACCCTCGAACCAGAAAACCTTCAAACACCGTAGATTTCTTACTGACTTTCCTTCGCCATTGTCAGTCAACTTTTTACCATCGATCAATAACAACGCCCAGTTCTCAAGCTTTATGTAAGTTCTTCGCATCTCGTACTTTATTGTTTTACGCTCATTGCGTGCTTTACTGTTCATCTACTTTTTCTGGGTTTGATGTTTGAATTTTATGGGAATTTCCGTCTTGAGTTTCTATGTAATACGTTAGATTCCTCTTTTCTGGCGTTCGAGTTACTTTTATTCTACGTATTTCTTGAAGGTCCCATCTTTTCTTTACGTAATGACCTTCAAGGGTTCAGAGAGGACTTTGTCTTTCTCGATTTTTACCCTTGTTTCCTTTTCTTCGCTTATTTGTAATGTCACCATCTGTGGGATTCTTGCACCCGACCTTTGTCAAGGAAAATCTTCTAAGGCTTTCTTGTTGATAAccatccggagggggcctctttccagcggttaggggacccccattcccttttttgacTTAGGGTTTTGTTTGGGGCCTGACTGTTGGAATTTTAAATCTTTTTCAGAACCAAAATGTCCGCATCCGGTTCCAAGTCTTCACAGAGAGGAGGGAAACGCctggccaccctggaggaggtgaTGAAGGGTCCCGTGGCCCAGGAAGGGTATAAGCCCCGTGCCAAGgggtgggaagcggccgagcttcactcTACCCTTACTTGCCCCCACCAGCTGGAGCACATTGTGGTGGTGGCAGGCATCAAGCCCGCGACTTCCGGGACTTACCACCGTCCGCCCCGGGAcgcggagacgcctaatcacaattACGGAGGCTTTGGAGCTTGGAGCCAAACGCACTTGATgaccggggccatgcttcccctTTAggattactttattaatttttttgtatttgtcgtccttgcgccataccaactcattcctcaagcttaccgcctgctttcaagcttatttattttttactctgcCCGGGGCTAgggctctcccagtccggcaaagattttgtatttttatgaacttgtttctgtcCCTAAAAAA
This Cannabis sativa cultivar Pink pepper isolate KNU-18-1 chromosome 6, ASM2916894v1, whole genome shotgun sequence DNA region includes the following protein-coding sequences:
- the LOC115695127 gene encoding inorganic pyrophosphatase 2-like; this translates as MAGNNIIVVFDFDKTIIECDSDYWVVQQMGATKLFHQLLFTIPYFNTIMRKMMKKLHKQGKSIDEIVEVLKQIPIHPRVIPAIKAAHALGCDLRIISDANMFSIETMLKHFGVREYFSEINTNPSFVDEKGTLIIEPFHNFRNSSHGCTTNTCSPNMCKGLVIERIKACDEGKNKRIIYVGDGRNDYCPSLKLKENDFAMPKKNFPLWDLICSNPLLIKAKIHEWSNGDEFEKVLLRLINSICSGDDIKSVLSSADFIRPNHQVVPVSRYRWDKDPWSSDDD